A window from Pseudobutyrivibrio ruminis HUN009 encodes these proteins:
- a CDS encoding RluA family pseudouridine synthase — MKELKIDVNDSNQRFDKYLKRILSEASTSFIYKMLRKKNITLNDKKADGTEKLNTGDIVKIWFSDETYAKMTGARERDELYHTLKEVDHNINVIYEDDEMIIINKPAGIKSQKDSPSDISINEMAISYLINEKGLTEESFKHFHPSICNRLDRNTSGIVLFAKTLKAAQELGEALKERSCKKLYRAVVLGNIDEEQQIDGFLSKDEATNKVSITKTETKDSKPIKTAYRPISHVGKDFTLLEIHLITGRTHQIRAHLASIGHPILGDNKYGNTSINKKENVRGQLLHAYSIEFADGRKFVCDLPGEFNGYI; from the coding sequence ATGAAAGAACTAAAAATAGACGTAAACGATAGTAATCAGCGTTTTGACAAATATTTAAAACGTATTCTTAGTGAAGCAAGTACTAGCTTTATATACAAAATGCTTCGTAAGAAAAACATTACACTGAACGACAAAAAAGCTGATGGCACAGAAAAACTTAATACTGGTGATATTGTAAAGATTTGGTTTTCTGATGAAACATATGCCAAAATGACAGGAGCCCGTGAGAGGGACGAATTATATCATACTCTAAAAGAAGTAGACCATAATATTAATGTGATTTACGAAGATGACGAAATGATTATCATCAACAAACCAGCTGGAATCAAATCACAAAAGGATTCGCCATCAGATATCTCTATTAATGAAATGGCCATTTCATATTTGATAAACGAAAAAGGCCTTACAGAAGAAAGCTTTAAGCATTTTCATCCTAGCATTTGCAACAGACTGGATAGGAATACTTCTGGCATAGTTTTATTTGCAAAAACATTAAAAGCTGCCCAGGAGCTTGGCGAAGCATTAAAGGAGAGAAGCTGTAAGAAATTATATCGTGCAGTGGTGCTTGGCAATATTGATGAAGAGCAGCAGATAGATGGCTTTTTATCAAAGGATGAAGCAACCAATAAGGTTTCTATAACTAAAACTGAAACAAAGGATTCTAAGCCTATTAAAACGGCTTATAGGCCTATATCACATGTTGGTAAGGATTTTACCCTGCTAGAGATTCACTTAATTACTGGAAGAACACATCAGATAAGGGCACACCTTGCCTCAATTGGTCATCCTATATTAGGCGACAATAAATACGGTAATACATCAATTAATAAAAAAGAAAATGTTAGGGGACAGCTTTTGCATGCATACTCAATAGAGTTTGCTGATGGAAGAAAGTTTGTCTGTGATTTACCAGGGGAGTTTAATGGCTACATATAA
- a CDS encoding YgiQ family radical SAM protein codes for MAQFLPISKQDMKDRGIEQLDFVYVCGDAYVDHPSFGAAIICRILELHGYTVGIIAQPDWKDDNSINILGEPRLGFFVSAGNMDSMVNHYSVSKHRRDYDNYSPGGKIGLRPDYATVVYCNLIRHTYKKKPIIIGGIEASLRRLAHYDYWSNKVRRSILLDSGADLISYGMGERSVVEIADCLASGMDVKDITYIDGTVFKTRDKAFTEDAIMLPSYEDIKADKATYAKSFYTQYVNTDAFTAKKLVETYDGAMYVVQNPPQKPLTRQEMDDVYAIEYMRTYHPIYEKDGGIPAIKEVKFSLISNRGCFGGCNFCALTFHQGRIIQSRSHESIINEAKLITQDPEFKGYIHDVGGPTANFRNPSCKKQLEKGVCMHRQCLFPTKCPNLEVDHKDYVSLLTKLRKLPKVKKVFVRSGVRFDYVMYDKDDTFLRDLCKYHVSGQLKVAPEHISNNVLSYLGKPDISVYNSFCDKYAKINKELGLKQYLVPYLMSSHPGSTLDDAIALAEYLRDHHLSPEQVQDFYPTPSTISTTMYYTEIDPRDMKPVYICKNPHEKAMQRALIQYKRPENYDLVKEALIKAGREDLIGFGEECLIPPRKIKGKEFKKSDSKKNNDSRKSSSVKNNKNTRKQPSGKQNKTNERTKNRRKR; via the coding sequence ATGGCACAGTTTTTACCAATTAGTAAGCAAGATATGAAAGATAGAGGTATCGAACAGCTAGATTTTGTCTACGTCTGTGGCGATGCTTATGTAGACCATCCATCATTTGGTGCTGCAATTATCTGCCGTATACTTGAATTACATGGATATACAGTGGGCATTATAGCTCAACCAGACTGGAAGGATGATAATTCTATCAATATACTTGGCGAACCAAGATTGGGATTTTTTGTTAGTGCAGGAAACATGGATTCAATGGTAAATCATTACAGTGTTTCCAAGCACCGCAGAGATTACGACAACTATTCTCCAGGAGGCAAAATCGGTCTAAGACCAGACTATGCAACAGTAGTGTACTGTAATTTGATTAGACATACCTACAAAAAGAAGCCAATTATCATCGGTGGAATAGAAGCATCTCTCAGAAGACTTGCTCATTATGACTATTGGTCAAATAAGGTTCGTCGTTCTATACTTTTAGATTCTGGTGCGGACCTGATTTCTTATGGAATGGGAGAGCGTTCTGTTGTAGAAATAGCTGATTGTCTTGCATCTGGAATGGATGTAAAAGATATTACATATATTGATGGTACTGTATTCAAAACTCGTGACAAAGCCTTTACTGAAGATGCAATTATGTTACCTTCCTACGAGGATATTAAAGCAGATAAAGCAACATACGCTAAGAGTTTCTATACTCAGTACGTAAATACGGATGCTTTCACAGCCAAAAAGCTAGTTGAAACATATGATGGTGCTATGTATGTAGTCCAAAATCCACCTCAGAAGCCTTTAACAAGGCAGGAGATGGATGATGTATACGCCATTGAATATATGCGCACATATCACCCAATATATGAAAAAGACGGTGGTATTCCAGCTATCAAGGAGGTTAAGTTCTCTTTGATTAGTAATCGCGGTTGCTTCGGAGGATGCAATTTCTGTGCGTTAACTTTCCATCAGGGTCGAATAATCCAGTCCCGCAGTCATGAATCTATTATAAATGAGGCAAAGCTTATAACTCAGGACCCAGAATTCAAGGGTTATATACACGATGTTGGAGGACCAACTGCCAACTTCAGAAATCCCTCTTGTAAGAAGCAATTAGAAAAGGGCGTATGTATGCATAGACAGTGTCTATTCCCTACAAAGTGTCCAAATCTAGAAGTAGATCACAAAGATTATGTAAGCCTTCTTACAAAGCTTCGCAAGCTTCCAAAGGTGAAAAAGGTCTTTGTTCGTTCCGGCGTAAGATTCGATTATGTAATGTATGATAAAGACGATACATTCCTTCGCGATTTATGTAAATATCACGTAAGCGGTCAGCTCAAGGTGGCTCCTGAGCATATTTCAAATAATGTACTTAGTTACTTAGGAAAGCCTGATATTTCTGTTTATAATAGTTTTTGTGATAAATATGCCAAGATTAACAAAGAGCTTGGTCTAAAACAGTATTTGGTTCCTTATCTTATGAGCTCTCATCCTGGTTCAACTCTCGATGATGCTATAGCGCTTGCTGAATATTTAAGAGACCATCATTTATCGCCTGAACAGGTACAGGATTTCTATCCAACACCTAGTACAATCTCAACAACCATGTACTATACAGAAATTGATCCTAGGGATATGAAGCCTGTTTATATATGCAAAAATCCTCATGAGAAAGCAATGCAAAGAGCTCTCATACAGTACAAGAGACCGGAAAACTATGATCTTGTAAAGGAAGCCCTTATAAAAGCAGGCAGAGAGGATTTGATTGGATTTGGCGAGGAATGCTTGATTCCACCTAGAAAAATTAAAGGTAAGGAATTCAAAAAGAGTGATTCAAAGAAAAATAACGATTCAAGAAAATCAAGTTCAGTAAAAAATAATAAAAATACTAGAAAACAGCCTTCTGGAAAACAAAATAAGACAAATGAAAGAACTAAAAATAGACGTAAACGATAG
- a CDS encoding ATPase produces the protein MASTSKIEDIIDEIEAYIDDCKPSAFSTNKIVVNKDELESLLQELRTKTPDEIRKYQRMIANREQILADAKAKADEIISQAQVQTNELVSEHQIMQQAYAQANEVILIAQKNAQEKIDRATEDANNIRMGAIAYTDELLANIQTILANAIDTTKARDEAFLGTMQVYLDTVNGNRAALVPDSLNDGDSDPAQSLDSTGDAAVNEPAPQQQANVTSNANDADEDLPALDIPEQFFNKE, from the coding sequence ATGGCAAGTACAAGCAAAATTGAAGATATCATTGACGAAATCGAAGCTTATATTGATGATTGTAAGCCATCTGCTTTTTCTACAAACAAAATCGTAGTTAACAAGGACGAGCTTGAATCACTTTTACAGGAGCTTAGAACAAAGACTCCTGATGAAATCAGAAAGTATCAGCGAATGATTGCAAACAGAGAACAGATTCTCGCAGATGCAAAGGCAAAGGCTGACGAAATAATTAGTCAGGCACAGGTTCAGACAAACGAACTTGTATCTGAACATCAAATTATGCAACAGGCATATGCTCAGGCTAATGAGGTTATTTTAATAGCACAGAAAAACGCTCAAGAAAAGATTGATAGAGCAACAGAAGATGCTAATAACATCAGAATGGGTGCTATCGCTTATACTGACGAGCTCTTAGCAAATATCCAAACTATCCTTGCAAATGCAATTGATACTACAAAAGCTCGTGACGAGGCATTCCTTGGCACAATGCAGGTATATTTAGATACAGTTAATGGAAACAGAGCAGCGCTTGTTCCTGATTCATTAAATGACGGAGATTCTGATCCAGCTCAAAGTTTAGATTCTACAGGTGATGCAGCTGTGAATGAGCCAGCTCCACAACAGCAGGCAAATGTCACTTCAAACGCTAATGATGCTGATGAGGATTTACCAGCACTTGATATTCCTGAGCAGTTCTTTAATAAGGAATAA
- the coaD gene encoding pantetheine-phosphate adenylyltransferase, with product MRRAIYPGSFDPITYGHLDIIKRASKLCDELVVGVLNNKQKNPLFSIDERVNMIRELTENLDNVKVDSFEGLTVDFAKAKDAQVIIRGLRAVTDFEIEIQIAQSNKVQYPDLETLFMPTSLKYSYLSSTVAKEFASYGGDISLFVPPQVIPLIEAKIKDKEK from the coding sequence ATGAGACGAGCAATTTATCCAGGAAGCTTTGACCCAATAACTTATGGGCATCTTGATATTATTAAAAGGGCTAGCAAGCTTTGTGATGAACTTGTTGTTGGCGTTTTAAATAACAAGCAAAAAAATCCGTTGTTTTCCATTGATGAACGTGTTAACATGATAAGAGAATTGACTGAAAATTTAGACAATGTAAAGGTCGATTCTTTTGAAGGACTTACAGTAGACTTTGCAAAGGCAAAGGATGCACAGGTAATAATTAGAGGGCTTAGAGCTGTTACTGATTTTGAAATCGAAATTCAAATAGCTCAATCAAATAAAGTTCAATATCCAGATTTAGAGACTTTATTTATGCCTACATCTTTAAAATATTCTTATTTGAGTTCTACAGTCGCAAAGGAATTTGCGTCTTATGGAGGAGATATCAGCCTATTTGTTCCACCTCAGGTTATACCTCTCATAGAAGCCAAAATTAAAGACAAGGAGAAGTAA
- the rsmD gene encoding 16S rRNA (guanine(966)-N(2))-methyltransferase RsmD: MRIISGSKRGMNLQTPEGLGTRPTSDRIKETLFNMISFDIPDCRFLDLFSGSGQMGIEALSRGASEAVFVEKDKSAISCIVNNLSKAKFTDEATLYKEDVFSALNKLNGSEEFDFVFMDPPYNKLIEKQVLESLANKSYISSETTIIVEASLETDIDYVSELGYTITKEKLYKTNKHIFLKKA, translated from the coding sequence TTGAGAATAATTTCCGGAAGTAAACGCGGGATGAATTTACAGACTCCTGAAGGCCTCGGCACCAGACCTACTTCTGATAGAATCAAAGAAACATTATTTAATATGATTTCTTTTGATATTCCTGATTGCAGATTTTTAGATTTGTTTTCAGGCAGTGGTCAAATGGGAATCGAAGCCCTTAGTAGAGGAGCAAGTGAAGCTGTTTTTGTAGAAAAAGACAAATCAGCCATCTCATGTATTGTAAACAACTTATCCAAGGCTAAGTTCACTGATGAAGCTACTCTTTACAAAGAAGATGTTTTTTCAGCATTGAACAAGCTTAACGGAAGTGAAGAGTTTGATTTTGTTTTTATGGATCCTCCATATAACAAACTTATTGAAAAGCAGGTTTTGGAATCATTAGCAAACAAAAGCTATATTTCAAGTGAAACCACCATTATAGTGGAAGCAAGTCTTGAAACTGATATAGACTATGTTTCAGAATTAGGCTATACCATTACTAAAGAAAAACTATACAAGACTAATAAGCATATATTTTTGAAGAAGGCGTAA
- a CDS encoding CinA family protein: MDISNILERLIAAKLTVSTAESCTGGMIASSIVDFPGASNCFNEGYVTYSNEAKIKNLGVKDETLMAYGAVSEQTAKEMAIGVKKKAKADFGLSSTGIAGPGGGSPTKPVGLVYIGCSYGESKVKVKELHLSGNRTEVRTQATNLVFQLLDECMKELSI, from the coding sequence ATGGATATTTCCAATATTCTTGAAAGATTGATAGCAGCAAAACTTACTGTTTCAACTGCAGAGTCTTGCACTGGCGGCATGATAGCAAGCTCCATTGTAGATTTTCCTGGAGCTTCAAATTGTTTCAATGAAGGATATGTTACATATTCCAACGAAGCCAAAATAAAAAATTTAGGCGTAAAAGATGAAACACTTATGGCTTACGGTGCTGTCAGCGAACAGACTGCAAAAGAAATGGCTATCGGAGTCAAGAAAAAAGCAAAAGCTGATTTCGGTTTATCTTCGACAGGAATTGCTGGTCCAGGAGGAGGTTCTCCAACTAAGCCAGTGGGTCTTGTTTATATTGGATGCTCTTATGGTGAATCCAAAGTAAAGGTTAAAGAATTGCATTTATCTGGAAATAGAACAGAAGTTAGAACTCAAGCGACTAATTTAGTGTTTCAGCTTCTAGACGAATGCATGAAAGAACTCAGCATTTAA
- the pgsA gene encoding CDP-diacylglycerol--glycerol-3-phosphate 3-phosphatidyltransferase: MNLPNKLTLFRVVLIPFFVLFLLINPENQALRIIADLIFIVASLTDMLDGKIARKYNLVTNFGKFMDPLADKLLVCSAMICLISTGQLYAWIVIIIVAREFIISGFRLIAAENGVVIAANIFGKLKTVSQMIMIIILVANLPFGWLQVLGQIFIWVSLVLTVLSLVIYIYQNSEVLKEQN, translated from the coding sequence ATGAATTTACCTAACAAACTTACATTATTCAGAGTTGTACTTATTCCATTTTTTGTATTATTTTTACTTATCAACCCTGAAAATCAGGCACTTCGTATTATTGCTGATTTAATCTTTATTGTTGCATCATTAACAGATATGTTAGATGGAAAGATTGCACGTAAATACAATCTTGTTACAAATTTTGGAAAGTTTATGGATCCTTTAGCAGATAAGCTTTTAGTATGTTCAGCAATGATTTGTCTTATTTCTACAGGCCAGTTATATGCTTGGATTGTTATCATTATCGTAGCAAGAGAGTTCATTATTTCAGGCTTCAGACTTATAGCTGCTGAGAATGGCGTTGTTATTGCAGCAAACATTTTCGGAAAGCTTAAGACTGTTTCACAGATGATTATGATTATTATCCTTGTTGCAAATCTTCCATTTGGTTGGTTACAGGTACTAGGACAGATATTCATTTGGGTATCACTTGTTCTTACAGTCCTTTCACTTGTAATTTACATTTACCAGAATAGCGAAGTTCTCAAGGAGCAGAACTAA
- the rimO gene encoding 30S ribosomal protein S12 methylthiotransferase RimO: protein MNVLFVSLGCDKNLVDSEHMLGDLIDHGFTICDNEEDADIIVVNTCSFIADAMEESIQTIIDLGAYKESGKLKGLIVSGCLAQRFTEDILKELPEVDAIIGTNSYDELINAINIVLEKNGEKPVFKKELKGLPKDGRRILTTGGHYAYLKIAEGCNKRCTYCIIPFLRGDYRSVPMEKLLAEAKQLAADGVKELILVAQETTVYGMDIYGKKSLTDLLHKLCAINGIEWIRILYAYPEEITDELIECMASEPKICHYIDMPIQHCNDQLLHNMARKTNKADIMNIADRLRKSMPDISLRTTLICGFPGETQEMHEELLQFIKDMSFDRLGAFAYSKEEGTVAATWDNQVDEDLKKKWLDEVMLCQKDISLANNKNYIGRRLKVFIEGKLPEDGVFIGRTYRDTPSVDGFIFVNSDTELTSGQFVDVEVTGFDEYDLIGDVKL from the coding sequence ATGAATGTATTATTTGTTTCATTAGGCTGTGATAAAAACCTTGTTGATTCAGAGCATATGCTGGGTGATCTTATTGATCATGGTTTCACTATATGTGACAACGAGGAAGACGCAGATATTATTGTTGTAAATACATGTTCATTTATCGCTGATGCAATGGAAGAAAGCATCCAGACCATCATCGATTTAGGAGCATATAAAGAGTCAGGCAAACTTAAGGGACTTATTGTTTCTGGGTGTCTGGCTCAGCGTTTTACTGAGGATATTCTTAAAGAGCTTCCAGAGGTTGACGCTATCATTGGAACTAATTCATATGATGAATTAATAAATGCAATCAATATTGTTTTAGAAAAGAATGGTGAAAAGCCTGTTTTCAAGAAAGAATTAAAAGGACTTCCTAAGGATGGCCGAAGAATTCTTACAACAGGTGGTCACTATGCGTACCTTAAGATTGCTGAAGGCTGCAACAAACGCTGCACCTACTGTATAATTCCATTCTTACGTGGCGATTATCGCTCTGTACCTATGGAAAAGCTTTTAGCAGAAGCAAAGCAGTTGGCTGCAGATGGAGTAAAGGAACTCATTCTTGTTGCTCAGGAAACAACAGTCTACGGCATGGACATTTATGGCAAGAAATCTCTTACAGATCTTCTGCACAAGCTATGCGCAATTAATGGAATAGAGTGGATTCGTATTCTCTATGCATATCCAGAGGAAATCACTGATGAACTCATTGAATGCATGGCATCAGAGCCAAAGATTTGCCACTATATTGATATGCCTATTCAACATTGTAATGATCAGCTTCTTCATAATATGGCAAGAAAGACTAATAAAGCCGACATTATGAATATTGCAGACAGATTGCGCAAGTCAATGCCAGATATTTCTCTTAGAACTACATTAATTTGCGGTTTCCCTGGTGAGACACAGGAAATGCACGAGGAATTATTACAGTTTATCAAGGATATGTCATTTGATAGACTTGGCGCATTTGCTTACTCAAAAGAAGAAGGAACTGTGGCAGCTACTTGGGACAATCAAGTGGATGAAGATTTAAAGAAAAAATGGCTAGATGAAGTGATGCTTTGCCAAAAAGACATTTCTCTTGCAAATAATAAAAACTACATCGGCAGAAGACTTAAGGTTTTCATCGAAGGAAAACTTCCAGAAGATGGTGTCTTTATCGGTAGAACATACCGCGATACACCTTCAGTAGACGGATTCATTTTTGTAAATAGCGATACTGAGCTTACTAGTGGACAATTTGTAGATGTAGAAGTTACAGGTTTTGACGAATATGATTTAATAGGAGATGTAAAGTTATGA
- the rpoZ gene encoding DNA-directed RNA polymerase subunit omega translates to MIHPSYVELMEKVNENVEVGEEPVVNSRYTIVAATAKRARQIIDGAEPLINYQKGEKPLSIAVNELNEGAIKIINEDANN, encoded by the coding sequence ATGATACATCCATCTTATGTTGAACTTATGGAAAAGGTAAATGAAAATGTTGAGGTTGGAGAGGAGCCAGTTGTAAACAGCCGTTACACAATCGTTGCTGCTACAGCAAAGCGTGCTCGTCAGATTATCGACGGAGCTGAACCACTCATCAACTACCAGAAGGGTGAAAAGCCACTTTCAATCGCTGTTAATGAGCTTAACGAAGGCGCTATTAAAATTATTAATGAGGATGCAAACAACTAA
- the gmk gene encoding guanylate kinase has translation MSDKGLVIVLSGFSGAGKGTIMKHLLEAHPNDYNLSISATTRDIRAGEKDGREYFFKTREEFDKMIENNELLEYATFNGNSYGTPRAYVEQLIERKKDVILEIEIQGALQVKKMFPDALLLFTMPPSAKELENRLVGRGTETEQVIKERLAISCKESQNMDKYDYLIVNDSLEKAVDQVHNIIQAEHYRVERNRSAIKEMQEELKIFERSN, from the coding sequence ATTAGTGATAAGGGTCTTGTAATTGTTCTTTCTGGCTTTTCAGGAGCCGGCAAAGGAACAATCATGAAGCATTTGCTTGAGGCACATCCTAATGATTACAATCTTTCTATTTCCGCTACAACACGTGATATTCGTGCAGGAGAGAAAGATGGAAGAGAATACTTCTTCAAAACAAGAGAAGAATTCGACAAAATGATAGAAAACAACGAGTTACTTGAGTATGCAACATTTAATGGCAACTCATATGGAACACCTCGTGCTTATGTAGAGCAGTTGATTGAGCGTAAAAAAGACGTTATCCTTGAAATAGAAATTCAGGGTGCTCTTCAGGTTAAGAAAATGTTTCCTGATGCACTTTTACTTTTCACAATGCCACCATCTGCTAAGGAGCTTGAGAACAGACTTGTTGGCAGAGGCACAGAAACTGAACAAGTAATCAAAGAGAGACTTGCTATTTCATGCAAGGAATCTCAAAATATGGACAAGTATGATTACCTGATTGTAAACGATTCATTGGAAAAAGCTGTAGATCAGGTTCATAATATAATTCAGGCTGAGCATTACAGAGTTGAAAGAAATCGCTCAGCAATCAAAGAAATGCAAGAAGAATTAAAGATATTTGAAAGGAGTAATTAA